One window from the genome of Yarrowia lipolytica chromosome 1B, complete sequence encodes:
- a CDS encoding uncharacterized protein (Compare to YALI0B10692g, similar to Saccharomyces cerevisiae SNU66 (YOR308C); ancestral locus Anc_8.786, weakly similar to uniprot|Q12420 Saccharomyces cerevisiae YOR308c component of U4/U6.U5 snRNP): MGGKRKEKDTIRSLYVLQLHPMEPLSIHFLCSMYRCSHFDLLHEMFKDKLPDALTIIFITSQNMEESISLEETNRHRISLGLKPIPIPGAPIKRQPAPEASGEVSEEARTRLRQSLGLAQETKSRDQVEYENWQEKQKEITESHRQSEIEARLAAAAERRAKRKRLAGSGLGEDGDDTMSFLKNIKKKPKIAIQLEDDVEDVDYTSKDLGGMKVGHSLEEFQNGGGDDIILTLKDTDVLDEDGEDILESAQLNEGSKQKASDQLRKGVQRTAYDESGKVGEEQKDDFFVLGEGGVIKGVSTESDAIKKSKLKEKERTKVSFSFLNDEDEDELPTSDYKKVKKSKSKGKKSREGSRRVKLESEEPEDDKRHLTNNVSKKLSQQEIDNMLRDDDEEFRLAMRKNLMKSQRNRKKLTPEQLAEQLAADRDEEMEVKQEEDDQGLVLNETTDFLTTLRKAQEAKEEEEEGMMVEEIEVKPEPTEASVETATKEDEEEEMKEPDTVDDPLNEEDIGTGAGDVLKMLRSRGIIKNVSKEEREKQKALREQREWRKREERENLLREIRLREEREQLEEEGVYEGLTRQEREEIESEEERIRLQEEAKAAQKRFENYEPEINLQYYDDMGQKLDSKGAYKYLSHQFHGKGPGKGSVERSLKKAEEARNQERLAHERTQGPSNSNRTSAGTRIA, from the coding sequence ATGGGAGGAAAAAGGAAAGAAAAAGATACTATTAGAAGTCTATACGTCCTTCAATTACATCCTATGGAACCCCTTTCAATTCATTTTCTGTGTAGCATGTATCGGTGCTCTCATTTCGACCTCCTTCACGAAATGTTCAAGGATAAACTTCCAGACGCACTAACAATTATCTTCATCACTTCACAAAACATGGAAGAATCGATATCGTTGGAGGAGACAAACAGACACCGAATCTCTTTGGGACTTAAGCCCATCCCGATCCCTGGTGCTCCTATCAAGCGACAGCCTGCCCCTGAAGCCTCAGGCGAGGTTTCTGAGGAGGCACGAACTCGTCTGCGACAATCACTTGGTCTGGCCCAGGAAACCAAAAGTCGAGACCAGGTTGAGTACGAGAACTggcaggagaagcagaaggaaATCACAGAGAGCCATCGACAGAGTGAGATCGAGGCCCGGCTTGCGGCGGCTGCTGAGCGACGAGCGAAACGAAAACGGCTGGCTGGGAGTGgacttggagaagatggagatgataCCATGTCATTCTTGAAGAATATTaagaagaagcccaagaTTGCGATCCAGCTTGAAGACGATGTGGAGGATGTGGATTATACTTCAAAGGATCTCGGAGGTATGAAGGTGGGCCATTCCCTGGAGGAGTTTCAAAATGGAGGAGGCGACGATATTATTCTTACCCTCAAGGATACCGATGTGCTGGACGAAGATGGTGAGGACATTTTGGAGAGCGCACAGTTGAATGAGGGTTCGAAACAAAAGGCTTCTGATCAGCTACGAAAGGGAGTGCAACGTACCGCTTACGACGAGAGTGGGAAAGTTGGAGAGGAACAGAAGGATGACTTCTTTGTTCTTGGggaaggaggagtcatTAAGGGTGTCTCCACAGAGTCCGACGCTATTAAGAAGagcaagctcaaggagaaaGAGAGGACAAAGGTGTCATTTTCGTTTCtcaacgacgaggacgaagaTGAACTTCCTACGTCTGATTACAagaaggtgaagaagagtAAAAgcaagggcaagaagagCAGGGAGGGTTCTCGACGGGTCAAGCTTGAGTCCGAGGAGCCCGAGGATGACAAGCGACACCTTACTAACAACGTGAGCAAGAAGCTCAGTCAGCAGGAGATTGACAATATGCTTCgtgacgacgatgaggagtTTCGGCTAGCCATGCGAAAGAATCTTATGAAATCTCAGAGAAACAGAAAGAAGCTCACTCCAGAACAGCTGGCTGAGCAGCTTGCAGCAGATCGGGACGAGGAAATGGAAGTTAAGCAAGAAGAGGACGACCAAGGATTGGTGCTTAACGAGACAACTGACTTTTTGACTACTCTGCGAAAGGCccaggaggccaaggaagaggaggaagaaggtATGATGGTTGAAGAGATTGAGGTCAAGCCTGAGCCTACAGAGGCTTCTGTGGAGACCGCAACgaaggaggatgaggaggaagaaatGAAGGAGCCAGATACCGTGGACGATCCTCTGAACGAGGAAGATATTGGTACAGGCGCTGGCGATGTTCTGAAGATGCTCAGATCTCGAGGAATCATCAAGAATGTGTCCAAGGAAGAGCGTGAAAAACAGAAGGCTTTGCGAGAACAGCGAGAATGGCGAAAGCgtgaagagagagagaaccTGTTGCGGGAGATCAGACTTCGGGAGGAGCGAGAgcagttggaggaggagggtgtCTACGAAGGTCTTACTCGGCAAGAGCGAGAGGAAATCGAGTCCGAAGAAGAACGCATTCGACTTCaagaggaggccaaggcaGCTCAGAAGCGGTTCGAGAACTACGAGCCCGAAATCAATTTGCAATACTACGATGATATGGGCCAGAAGCTGGACAGCAAGGGTGCTTACAAGTATCTGTCGCACCAGTTCCATGGAAAAGGACCTGGTAAGGGCAGTGTTGAGCGAagtctcaagaaggccgaggaggctcgTAACCAGGAGCGATTGGCACATGAAAGAACCCAAGggcccagcaacagcaacagaacGTCGGCTGGTACTCGAATTGCTTAA
- a CDS encoding uncharacterized protein (Compare to YALI0B10714g, similar to Saccharomyces cerevisiae SLY41 (YOR307C); ancestral locus Anc_8.785, weakly similar to uniprot|P22215 Saccharomyces cerevisiae YOR307c SLY41 secretory pathway protein), whose translation MPSVEEMSSNTGQGPGIASPAPLTNGHTSQPSNTHQDAPVRPTLENGRSYINLDNLSKEKHLRTGSSSTIQEEEPSTRARRSASTSKPPLLVNQNQIQNHQHQQSQYNPQYQPPRVATPKRTPLFDSGQSYSQRFHNRSSSFSVRSARARSLSASSQEALKHLAPPVSVPLVVCCLMWYLSSAMSNTLGKAILTKFGYPVTLSQIQFLVAVCCGATTIQLSQMSPKFRQALPPGMVGPQGLIFPPTRDMLKTTAPMGCFQLSGHILSHMATGMIPVSLVHTIKALSPLFTVAAYRLLFNVQYSPSTYLSLIPLVTGVILTCSTSFRAQFMGIIYALLAALVFVSQNMFSKKLLTSGTTAGPGGPASATHTRKLDKLNILCYCTALAFLFTSPLWFFSEGWTLLKLFFRGEALVKDDSSLFVLMIQLLLNGVVHFAQNLLAFQVLSMVSPVTYSVASLLKRIVVIVWAIIWFGQSVSGIQGFGIFLTFTGLYLYDRCGGDKKKGGQGSSVDGTEKDAQLPK comes from the coding sequence ATGCCTTCGGTCGAAGAAATGTCGTCTAACACGGGGCAAGGCCCCGGCATCgcatctccagctccccTAACCAATGGCCACACCTCTCAGCCTTCAAACACTCACCAGGACGCGCCTGTTCGTCCCACGCTTGAGAACGGACGTTCCTACATCAACCTGGACAATCTCAGTAAAGAGAAGCATTTGCGCACAGGCTCGTCGTCCACAatccaggaggaggagcccagCACGCGAGCCCGTCGGTCTGCAAGCACCTCCAAGCCGCCACTGCTTGTGAACCAAAACCAGATCCAAAatcaccaacatcaacagaGCCAGTACAACCCTCAGTACCAGCCTCCAAGAGTTGCCACGCCCAAAAGAACGCCGCTGTTCGACTCAGGACAGTCATACTCACAGAGATTTCATAACAGATCGTCGTCATTTTCCGTCAGAAGTGCCAGAGCGCGCTCTCTGTCGGCGTCATCGCAAGAAGCACTCAAACACCTGGCACCTCCGGTCTCCGTGCCCCTGGTAGTGTGCTGTCTCATGTGGTACTTATCGTCAGCCATGAGCAACACCCTGGGAAAAGCCATTCTCACCAAATTCGGTTACCCCGTCACCCTATCACAGATCCAGTTTTTGGTCGCAGTGTGCTGCGGAGCTACTACAATCCAGCTGTCGCAAATGTCCCCTAAATTCCGACAGGCACTTCCCCCCGGAATGGTGGGACCACAGGGACTCATTTTTCCTCCCACAAGAGATATGCTCAAGACCACTGCGCCCATGGGCTGTTTTCAGCTCTCGGGCCATATCCTTAGCCATATGGCTACTGGCATGATCCCCGTGTCCTTGGTCCACACCATCAAAGCTCTGTCGCCTCTCTTCACTGTGGCTGCATACAGACTATTGTTTAACGTCCAGTACTCGCCTTCCACATACCTTTCTCTGATTCCTCTGGTGACTGGAGTCATTCTCACCTGCTCAACGTCCTTCCGCGCTCAGTTCATGGGCATTATCTACGCTCTGCTGGCGGCTCTGGTGTTTGTTTCGCAAAACATGTTTTCTAAGAAATTGCTTACGTCCGGAACCACTGCTGGCCCTGGAGGTCCTGCTTCCGCTACCCACACCCGGAAGCTTGACAAACTCAACATCCTGTGCTACTGCACCGCATTGGCCTTCCTCTTCACCTCGCCTCtgtggttcttctccgAGGGCTGGACGCTCCTCaagctcttcttccgaggAGAGGCTCTCGTCAAGGACGACTCGTCTCTGTTCGTGCTTATgatccagctgctgctcaacggAGTAGTGCATTTCGCCCAGAACCTTCTTGCATTCCAGGTTCTCTCCATGGTATCGCCCGTGACCTACTCTGTGGCGTCGCTACTCAAGCGAATCGTTGTCATTGTCTGGGCCATCATCTGGTTCGGCCAGTCCGTGTCTGGAATTCAGGGCTTCGGCATCTTCTTGACTTTCACCGGTCTCTACCTCTATGACcgatgtggaggagataaGAAGAAGGGTGGACAGGGCAGTTCAGTAGACGGCACCGAGAAGGACGCCCAGCTGCCCAAGTAA
- a CDS encoding uncharacterized protein (Compare to YALI0B10736g, similar to Saccharomyces cerevisiae YHM2 (YMR241W); ancestral locus Anc_8.784, highly similar to uniprot|Q04013 Saccharomyces cerevisiae YMR241w YHM2 yeast suppressor gene of HM (mitochondrial histone) mutant (ABF2) singleton): protein MGAANLNQGEIQKKPVSFSNILLGAGLNMFEVTTLGQPLEVVKTTMAANRGDTMMQAIGRVWSRGGIFGFYQGLIPWAWIEASTKGAVLLFVSSEAEYISKKSFGMGNFAAGITGGISGGLVQAYLTMGFCTCMKTVEITRSKQAASGVTPPSSIQVFKEIFRKEGIRGINKGVNAVAIRQMTNWGSRFGFSRLAEEGIRKITKNDDRPLNAFEKIAASTVGGGLSAWNQPIEVIRVEMQSKTVDPNRPKNLSVWTAFKYIYQQNGIKGLYRGVTPRIGLGIWQTVCMVGLGDIAKDWVAKVTGERPVGKH from the exons ATGGGTGCTGCTAACCTCAACCAAGGCGAaatccagaagaagcccgtCAGCTTCAGCAACATTCTGCTGGGAGCCGGTCTCAACATGTTTGA GGTCACTACTTTAGGACAGCCTCttgaggtggtcaag ACCACAATGGCCGCCAACCGTGGCGACACCATGATGCAGGCCATCGGCCGAGTCTGGTCTCGAGGAGGAATCTTTGGATTCTACCAGGGTCTCATTCCTTGGGCATGGATCGAGGCCTCCACCAAGGGTGCTGTTCTGCTGTTTGTCTCTTCCGAGGCTGAGTATATCTCCAAGAAGAGCTTTGGCATGGGCAACTTTGCCGCCGGTATCACTGGAGGCATTTCCGGTGGTCTGGTCCAGGCTTACCTGACCATGGGTTTCTGCACCTGTATGAAGACCGTCGAGATCACGCGGTCCAAACAGGCTGCTTCTGGAGTCACTCCTCCTAGCTCCATCCAGGTGTTCAAGGAGATCTTCCGAAAGGAAGGTATCCGAGGTATCAACAAGGGTGTCAACGCCGTGGCCATCCGACAGATGACTAACTGGGGTTCTCGATTTGGTTTCTCCCGACTCGCCGAGGAGGGTATTCGAAAGATCACCAAGAACGACGACCGGCCTCTGAACGCCTTTGAGAAGATTGCTGCCTCCAccgttggtggtggtctgTCCGCATGGAACCAGCCCATCGAGGTCATTCGAGTCGAGATGCAGTCCAAGACCGTGGATCCTAACCGGCCCAAGAACCTGTCGGTATGGACTGCGTTCAAGTATATCTACCAGCAGAACGGTATTAAGGGACTATATCGAGGTGTGACCCCCCGAATCGGTCTGGGTATCTGGCAGACCGTTTGCATGGTCGGTCTCGGAGACATTGCCAAGGATTGGGTTGCCAAGGTTACTGGTGAGCGACCTGTTGGTAAGCACTAG
- a CDS encoding uncharacterized protein (Compare to YALI0B10626g, similar to uniprot|Q6C398 Yarrowia lipolytica YALI0F01518g), translated as MKLSSIAIFSVASSTLATAYVLRWGALINPIKDAIISGVINGRHQDIPEAQASSEINEFVPLIMNDDLLPLFDNAVDILLSPTFEQKFPDWISSVIAALEKYEQSPDFTSATSLLSEYLPHYDYHEAVNQASITLAKSADGWNILKAAVLSISTNPAASKAIDDGLFAVTGLICTLQLTDGSVCDPYKTEDPVVPASTSEPAVSTSSSEPAVSTPSSELVVSTPTIESEVPVSTSEPVVPASTSESNAPVVSSKDVTPVESPTPITTTKSEDNVASGLAPEEPITPIGSSKPVTTVKSEDPVASGLASEEPITAESPLSSASGLASGEASVSSDTPVSASANTDDTSPQTSGVSSSGTPETVAPTSAPSSASISSAAGVTNGTVFGSSEPPTPTVTNNTNSSVESPATALVNSSLTLTVTQCDTEGRCITPTLTIVTVVPKNAPSTVIKTVCPKCEGKTVEITVPCARETTDASQDEKSSKPDKADKSDKADKSDKAGESDKTTKTEKTDKTGKTEETEEAEKADKTHESGSSDMTDKTEKTDKTEKTDKTEKTDKTKKTDKTDNSETPKKSETPKKSDNDSSPNKPGSSNDSSNKPTNTGAADKPSNGGSAEPKPVAQANSGSKLVISVGALLAGILALVALS; from the coding sequence ATGAAGCTATCATCAATTGCCATTTTCTCGGTCGCCTCCTCTACCCTGGCAACTGCCTACGTCCTCAGATGGGGTGCCCTGATCAATCCCATCAAGGATGCCATTATTTCGGGTGTGATTAATGGTCGACACCAAGATATCCCCGAGGCACAGGCAAGCTCGGAAATTAATGAATTTGTTCCTCTCATCATGAATGATGACCTGCTTCCTCTGTTCGACAATGCCGTTGATATTCTTCTTTCTCCCACATTTGAACAGAAGTTCCCTGACTGGATCAGCAGTGTTATTGCTGCCCTCGAAAAATATGAGCAAAGCCCCGACTTCACCTCTGCTACTTCACTTCTCTCAGAGTATCTGCCGCATTACGATTACCACGAAGCAGTAAACCAGGCCAGTATTACGCTAGCGAAGTCGGCCGACGGTTGGAACATCCTGAAGGCTGCGGTGCTTTCTATCTCAACCAACCCCGCCGCatccaaggccattgatGATGGACTCTTTGCTGTCACTGGTTTGATCTGTACGCTCCAGCTTACTGATGGATCTGTTTGCGACCCATACAAGACCGAGGATCCTGTTGTTCCTGCTTCAACCAGCGAGCCTGCTGTTTCTACTTCGAGCAGCGAGCCTGCTGTTTCTACTCCGAGCAGCGAACTTGTTGTTTCTACTCCGACCATCGAGTCTGAAGTCCCAGTTTCGACCAGTGAGCCCGTTGTGCCCGCGTCGACCAGCGAGTCTAATGCCCCCGTGGTGTCCTCTAAGGATGTTACTCCTGTCGAGTCCCCTACACCCATTACGACTACCAAGTCTGAAGACAACGTTGCATCGGGACTTGCCCCCGAAGAGCCCATTACTCCCATTGGGTCGTCTAAGCCCGTTACTACTGTCAAGTCTGAAGATCCCGTTGCATCTGGACTTGCCTCCGAAGAACCTATTACTGCCGAGTCCCCCCTGTCTAGTGCCTCTGGTCTGGCTTCCGGGGAGGCTTCTGTATCTTCTGACACACCTGTCTCTGCAAGCGCTAACACTGACGATACTAGCCCTCAGACCTCTGGTGTCTCCTCTTCCGGTACTCCGGAGACTGTCGCTCCCACCTCTGCACCTTCTTCAGCGTCCATCTCTAGTGCTGCTGGTGTTACGAACGGCACTGTTTTTGGGTCCTCTGAGCCGCCTACTCCCACAGTGACTAATAATACCAACAGCAGTGTAGAGAGTCCTGCTACCGCTCTTGTTAACTCTAGCCTCACATTGACCGTGACTCAATGTGACACCGAGGGACGGTGCATAACACCCACTCTGACAATCGTTACAGTTGTTCCCAAGAACGCCCCTTCCACTGTTATCAAGACTGTTTGTCCTAAGTGCGAGGGGAAGACCGTGGAAATCACCGTTCCTTGTGCTCGTGAGACCACTGACGCTTCACAGGACGAGAAGTCTTCCAAGCCTGACAAGGCGGACAAATCTGACAAGGCGGACAAGTCTGACAAGGCGGGCGAATCTGACAAGACAACGAAGACTGAGAAGACAGACAAAACCGGGAAGACAGAGGAGACAGAAGAGGCTGAGAAGGCCGATAAGACCCATGAGTCTGGTTCTTCTGATATGACTGACAAGACTGAGAAAACTGACAAGACTGAGAAAACTGACAAGACTGAGAAAActgacaagaccaagaaaaCTGACAAGACTGACAACTCTGAAACCCCTAAGAAGTCTGAAACCCCTAAGAAGTCTGATAACGATAGCTCTCCAAACAAGCCCGGATCATCAAACGACTCATCCAACAAGCCCACCAACACCGGCGCTGCTGATAAGCCTTCAAACGGAGGATCTGCTGAGCCCAAGCCAGTTGCCCAGGCCAACTCAGGCTCAAAGTTGGTCATCTCGGTCGGCGCACTACTTGCTGGAATTCTGGCTCTCGTTGCTTTATCGTAG
- a CDS encoding uncharacterized protein (Compare to YALI0B10758g, highly similar to uniprot|P43063 Candida albicans cell division control protein 28), whose translation MVDLNHYQKLEKVGEGTYGVVYKARDTLNNNRLVALKKIRLEAEDEGVPSTAIREISLLKEMRNDNIVSLYNIVHSDSHKLYLVFEFLDLDLKKYMESISPGVGLGADMVKKFMNQLILGTRYCHAHRILHRDLKPQNLLIDREGNLKLADFGLARAFGVPLRTYTHEVVTLWYRAPEILLGGRQYSTGVDMWSIGCIFAEMVTRKPLFPGDSEIDEIFKIFRLLGTPTEETWPGVTALPDYKPTFPQWSRKDIGRTVTPLDHEGLDLLEHLLAYDPACRISAKRAADHAYFDVGTNMKSGYNAAAGPGLMMSTRA comes from the exons ATGGTCGACTTAAATCATTaccagaagctggagaaaGTGGGAGAGG GAACATACGGAGTGGTATACAAGGCACGAGATACTCTCAACAATAACCGTTTGGTGGCCTTGAAGAAGATCCGACTGGAAGCCGAGGACGAGGGAGTGCCTTCCACAGCCATTCGAGAAATCTCACTGCTCAAGGAAATGCGAAACGACAACATTGTGTCGCTCTACAACATTGTCCACTCCGACTCACACAAGCTCTACCTGGTGTTTGAGTTCCTCGACCTGGATCTCAAAAAGTACATGGAGAGCATTTCGCCCGGCGTAGGTCTCGGCGCCGACATGGTCAAGAAGTTCATGAACCAGCTCATTTTGGGAACCCGATACTGCCACGCACACAGAATCCTGCATCGGGATCTCAAGCCCCAGAACCTGCTCATCGACCGGGAGGGTAACCTCAAGCTGGCCGACTTTGGTCTGGCCCGGGCCTTTGGTGTGCCTCTCAGAACCTATACCCACGAGGTTGTCACACTTTGGTACCGAGCTCCTGAGATTCTTCTGGGAGGTCGACAATACTCCACTGGTGTGGACATGTGGTCCATTGGCTGTATCTTTGCCGAGATGGTGACCCGAAAGCCCCTGTTCCCCGGAGACTCGgagattgacgagatcTTCAAGATTTTCAGACTGCTGGGCACCCCCACCGAGGAGACCTGGCCCGGCGTGACAGCTCTTCCCGACTACAAGCCCACATTCCCCCAGTGGAGCCGCAAAGACATTGGTCGAACAGTGACTCCATTGGATCACGAGGGTctcgatctgctggagcatCTGCTGGCATACGATCCTGCATGCCGAATCTCGGCCAAGCGGGCTGCCGACCACGCCTACTTTGACGTGGGAACCAACATGAAGAGTGGATATAACGCTGCTGCAGGTCCGGGGCTCATGATGTCCACTAGAGCATAA
- a CDS encoding uncharacterized protein (Compare to YALI0B10780g, similar to uniprot|P39926 Saccharomyces cerevisiae YMR183c SSO2 syntaxin (T-SNARE)), which translates to MSNYNQYGDAPGNNPYSNPAGANSYEMDAVGSNPYGMDSKTSFNPTSTNEPPAYGRTNAPQGDMMDFFEEVDEIKKSILQYDQNIDSIESLHKRSLNEISEEQEAYTREQIESLVDETSSLSQSLKDRIKSLQSRSTRDSTKKTQAENLKRQFMNSIQRYQTVEATFRQRYRERAERQYRIVRPEATDAEVRSAIDDAQGEQIFSQALMTSNRRGQAQTALSEVQNRHKEIQKIEQTMSELAQLFHDMELLVAEQEAPVQHIDNQTQGVQTDIEQGLGHTNKAVIKARAYRKKKWWCLLICFIIVALAVGLGVGIPVANAANKN; encoded by the exons atGTCCAATTACAACCAGTACGG CGACGCGCCAGGAAACAACCCCTACTCGAACCCCGCGGGCGCCAACTCGTACGAGATGGACGCGGTGGGGTCCAACCCCTACGGCATGGACTCCAAGACGTCCTTCAACcccacctccaccaacgAACCCCCCGCATATGGCCGAACAAATGCCCCCCAGGGCGACATGATGGACTTTTTCGAGGAGGTAGATGAAATCAAGAAGAGCATTCTGCAATACGACCAGAACATTGACAGCATCGAGTCGCTGCACAAGCGGTCGCTCAACGAAATTAGCGAGGAGCAGGAAGCCTACACACGGGAGCAGATTGAGTCGCTGGTTGACGAGACCTCCTCTCTGTCGCAGTCTCTCAAGGACCGGATCAAGTCCCTGCAATCGCGATCCACCAGAGACTCTACCAAAAAGACACAGGCCGAGAACCTCAAGCGGCAATTCATGAACTCCATCCAGCGGTACCAGACCGTCGAGGCCACGTTCCGACAGCGATACCGAGAGCGGGCTGAGCGGCAATACCGAATTGTGCGCCCCGAGGCCACTGACGCCGAGGTGCGTTCCGCCATTGACGACGCCCAGGGCGAGCAGATTTTCTCCCAAGCATTGATGACGTCCAACCGACGAGGACAGGCTCAGACGGCCCTTTCCGAGGTTCAGAACCGACACAaggagatccagaagatcGAGCAGACCATGTCGGAGCTGGCCCAGCTGTTCCACGACATGGAGTTGCTTGTggccgagcaggaggccCCTGTGCAGCACATTGACAACCAGACCCAGGGCGTGCAGACAGATATCGAGCAGGGTCTCGGGcacaccaacaaggccGTCATCAAGGCCCGAGCCTaccgaaagaagaagtggTGGTGTCTGCTCATTTGTTTCATCATTGTGGCTCTCGCCGTTGGTCTGGGTGTCGGTATCCCTGTAGCCAACGCTGCCAACAAGAACTAG